In Oceanotoga teriensis, the DNA window GCTTCCTAATTCTTATTTTAAGGATTCCCATCAGACCTAATATATTTCAAATGTTTCAAAGTTACAGAAAATCGAGTCAATTTTAAAAATGCCATAATACGAATAAAAACAGTTCTTGCAAATAATTAAATACCTACTTTCATAAATTATAAAAAAGATTATACACTCATAACAATGATTAATTTTTGTTACTTAGAACTTAGTTAAAAAATAAACCAATACAAACGAATTACTCAGTTACATTCGGTCTGATGGGAATTTTTTACCTACAAAAAATAATTTTAAAATCATTGAGATAAGAAATAATCTTATATAAATAATATATTATTATTATGTGTTAAAAATTGCGTTTTAGTTACTTTTTCGAAACGAAAAGAATTGAAAAATTTATTCAAATTATTGTATATTAATGATAAAATATAATTGACTGTTCATAAAAAATGGGGAGGAAAATATATGAATAAAGATTTTTTTAAAAGAATTCATAAGTTTGTATTGGGATTTATCATATTATTCTCAATAGCCATTACAACTTTTAGTTATATATCTACGGGTGTTGAGAATGGATCTAAAACATTAATTGCAATAATAGGTGTGATTATTGTATCTATAATAGTATATTTTTTAAAATTTAATGATAATATTAAAGGTTTCATATTAACATTAATTCCTGTTTTAGGAGTTTATTTAAAAACTTTTTCAGCAAATTATGGAACTCTTTATAATCCAATAATAATATTAGGATCTTTGATATTATTAGCTATGTATTTTGATTTTAAATCTGTACTGATACTTGCAATATTTAATGATATAGTTTTAATAACAGCTTATAATATAAATCCAATATTAATATTTGGAGATATAAATCAAGAAAAAATTTTAGGAAGTTTTGTAATGGTTATTATAACTATAAATCTCAATGTATTCACATTATATATGATAACAAAATGGGGAAATCAAGCTATATTAAATGCTGAAAAAAAATCTGAAGAAAGTTTTAATTTATATGAAAATATTAAAAATATAGCTTTGAAATCCAATGAAAAAACTATTGAAATAGATAAAAATACAAATGTATTAAAAAATATATCTGTTCAAAATGCTCAAAATTCTAATGATTTGAAAGAAAGTTCAAAAAGTCTTGATGAATCAACAGAATATTTAATAGCCTCTGTACAAGAGATTAATTCTAAAATTGAAGAAATTTCTAATAATTCAAAAGAAATAGAAAATTTCACAATAGAAATGTCCAATAAATCAAATGATTCTATTAAATTATCAGAAGATGGTGAAACGACTTTAAGAAATGTTAAAAATATAATAGAAAAAGCTTTAAAAAACTCTGTAGAAACAGAAAAACTTTCAAAAGAAATGGAAGAAAGCTCAGAAAATATAGAACTTATAACTCAAACGATTCAATCTATTACTGAACAAACAAATCTTTTAGCCTTAAATGCAGCAATAGAAGCAGCTCGTGCAGGAGAAGCAGGAAAAGGATTTGCAGTAGTTGCAGATGAAATAAGAAATCTGGCAGAAGAATCAAAAAAAGCTACTGGAAAAATAGCTCAAATACTTACAAATATAAAAAAACAGTCAAAAGATCTCAGTTCAGCG includes these proteins:
- a CDS encoding methyl-accepting chemotaxis protein, giving the protein MNKDFFKRIHKFVLGFIILFSIAITTFSYISTGVENGSKTLIAIIGVIIVSIIVYFLKFNDNIKGFILTLIPVLGVYLKTFSANYGTLYNPIIILGSLILLAMYFDFKSVLILAIFNDIVLITAYNINPILIFGDINQEKILGSFVMVIITINLNVFTLYMITKWGNQAILNAEKKSEESFNLYENIKNIALKSNEKTIEIDKNTNVLKNISVQNAQNSNDLKESSKSLDESTEYLIASVQEINSKIEEISNNSKEIENFTIEMSNKSNDSIKLSEDGETTLRNVKNIIEKALKNSVETEKLSKEMEESSENIELITQTIQSITEQTNLLALNAAIEAARAGEAGKGFAVVADEIRNLAEESKKATGKIAQILTNIKKQSKDLSSAANETDEVVNQINYESEELRQKFNKITNMLITIDSNLNRLQNNTKDQNDSIYHINEEMKSIESVVSNIKNKTENLENISKVQNKQSLKINDIAEKLFNNTKILIEMIQNNG